A window of Littorina saxatilis isolate snail1 linkage group LG7, US_GU_Lsax_2.0, whole genome shotgun sequence contains these coding sequences:
- the LOC138972015 gene encoding mucin-21-like: protein MSTVVDIVRVRGRELGAAPSAADNSAATPSETVNTTAGDVSDTTSETVNTTAGDVSDTTSETTVNTTAGDVSDTTSETVNTSAGDVSDTTSETVNTTAGDVSDTISETVNTTTGDVSDTISETVNTSAGDVSDTTSETINTTTGDVSDKTSETVNTTTGDVSDTTSETVNTTTGDVSDTTSETVNTTTGDVSDTTSETVNTTARDVTDTNAETVNTTTGDVSDTTSETVNTTTGDVSDTTAETVNTTAGDVSDTTSETVNTTTGDVSDTTSETVNTTTRDVSDTTSKTVNTTAAWITTAQFDAVLSDIMSSVGASFAALQAENRALHCRLRTGPYTAG, encoded by the exons ttgtagatataGTACGAGTACGGGGTAGAGAGTTGGGCGCTGCACCCTCTGCAGCAGACAACAGTGCGGCCACACCCTCCGAGACGGTCAACACAACGGCGGGAgatgtgtccgacacaacctccgagacggtcaacacaacggcgggagatgtgtccgacacaacctccgagacg acggtcaacacaacggcgggagatgtgtccgacacaacctCCGAGACGGTCAACACTTCGGCGGGAgatgtgtccgacacaacctCCGAGACGGTCAACACTACGGCGGGAGATGTGTCCGACACAATCTCCGAGACGGTCAACACTACGACGGGAGATGTGTCCGACACAATCTCCGAGACGGTCAACACTTCGGCGGGAgatgtgtccgacacaacctCCGAGACAATCAACACAACGACGGGAGATGTGTCCGACAAAACCTCCGAGACGGTCAACACTACGACGGGAgatgtgtccgacacaacctccgagacggtcaacacaacgacgggagatgtgtccgacacaacctccgagacggtcaacacaacgacgggagatgtgtccgacacaacctCCGAGACGGTCAACACAACGGCGAGAGATGTGACCGACACAAACGCCGAGACAGTCAACACAACCACGGGGgatgtgtccgacacaacctCCGAGACAGTCAACACAACGACGGGAgatgtgtccgacacaaccGCCGAGACGGTCAACACAACGGCGGGAGATGTGTCCGACACAACTTCCGAGACAGTCAACACAACGACGGGAGATGTGTCCGACACAACTTCCGAGACAGTCAACACAACGACCAGAgatgtgtccgacacaacctCCAAGACGGTCAACACAACGGCGGCTTGGATTACGACCGCACAGTTTGATGCGGTCCTGTCCGACATCATGTCCTCTGTTGGGGCCAGCTTCGCTGCCCTACAGGCTGAGAACAGGGCCCTACACTGCAGGCTGAGAACAGGGCCCTACACTGCAGGCTGA